In the genome of Variibacter gotjawalensis, one region contains:
- a CDS encoding exopolysaccharide biosynthesis polyprenyl glycosylphosphotransferase, with the protein MKKGQAQATAADLNLVSTAQRRAVWESLLKRRKVEMTRLMVALGAASCDAIAIAAAGGVTDALYHAWADGAKLQLSINFQFAMIICTFIVIVNALRSEYVIENYLRWAPPIPRISIAWGGAFVLALALGFFSKTTADYSRVFVLTFFLSGWLSLLFGRLMLVGFLSKRSRLGADSMRRVVVIGYPADVDAFARKQMTTDFECRVVGFSYLRKGLDPNDKLNSLTELNEDIALAVSTVRLLRPDDVFILIPWSDADALDRCVTSFTNVPVSLHLRPELVMERFSEMSVARVGGLLGLNVARQPLTFTEVLLKRAFDVVVSAFALVVLSPLFAIVSILIRLDSPGSAIFVQERYGFNQEPFRAFKFRTMRASADRTFRQAQKDDDRITRLGRFLRRWNIDELPQLVNVLRGEMSLVGPRPHALAHDRAFEQRIAHYARRHNVKPGITGWAQVNGFRGITATDAAMQGRYEHDLYYINNWSPTLDFKILLLTVFSRKAYLNAN; encoded by the coding sequence GTGAAAAAGGGTCAGGCACAAGCCACTGCCGCCGATCTGAATTTGGTCAGCACCGCGCAGCGGCGGGCGGTGTGGGAGTCGCTGCTCAAGCGGCGCAAGGTCGAGATGACGCGCCTCATGGTCGCGCTCGGCGCCGCATCTTGCGACGCGATTGCCATCGCGGCCGCCGGCGGCGTGACCGACGCGCTCTACCACGCATGGGCCGACGGCGCGAAACTGCAACTCTCGATCAACTTCCAGTTCGCGATGATCATCTGCACATTCATCGTCATCGTTAACGCGCTGCGTTCCGAATACGTCATCGAAAACTATCTCCGCTGGGCGCCGCCGATCCCGCGCATATCGATCGCATGGGGCGGCGCTTTTGTGCTCGCCCTCGCCCTCGGCTTCTTCAGCAAGACGACCGCGGACTATTCCCGTGTGTTCGTGCTCACATTCTTCTTGTCCGGGTGGCTCTCGCTGCTGTTTGGCCGTCTGATGTTGGTCGGCTTCCTATCGAAGCGAAGCCGCCTCGGCGCCGACTCGATGCGCCGCGTCGTCGTCATCGGTTATCCGGCCGACGTCGATGCTTTCGCGCGCAAACAGATGACCACAGACTTTGAGTGTCGCGTTGTCGGCTTCAGCTATTTGCGCAAAGGCCTCGATCCGAACGACAAGCTCAACAGCCTCACAGAACTCAACGAGGACATCGCGCTCGCGGTGTCGACCGTCCGCCTGTTGCGTCCGGACGACGTGTTCATCCTGATCCCATGGTCGGACGCGGACGCGCTCGACCGCTGCGTTACGTCTTTCACCAATGTGCCGGTTTCGCTGCATCTGCGCCCCGAGCTTGTTATGGAACGCTTCAGCGAGATGAGCGTCGCGCGCGTCGGCGGATTGCTCGGGCTCAATGTCGCACGTCAGCCGCTGACTTTCACGGAAGTGCTGCTCAAGCGCGCCTTCGACGTCGTCGTCTCGGCTTTCGCGCTTGTGGTTCTCTCGCCACTCTTTGCTATCGTCTCGATCCTGATCCGCCTCGACAGTCCGGGCTCGGCTATCTTCGTGCAGGAGCGCTACGGCTTCAATCAAGAGCCGTTCCGCGCCTTCAAGTTCCGCACGATGCGCGCGAGCGCCGACCGTACTTTCCGGCAGGCGCAGAAAGACGACGACCGCATCACGCGGCTCGGACGCTTCCTGCGCCGCTGGAACATCGACGAACTGCCGCAGCTGGTGAATGTGCTGCGCGGAGAAATGTCGCTCGTCGGCCCGCGTCCGCATGCGCTGGCACATGACCGCGCCTTCGAACAGCGCATCGCGCATTATGCGCGCCGCCATAACGTGAAGCCGGGCATCACCGGCTGGGCGCAGGTCAATGGCTTCCGCGGTATCACGGCGACCGACGCCGCCATGCAGGGCCGCTACGAGCACGACCTCTACTACATCAACAATTGGTCGCCGACGCTCGATTTCAAAATTCTGTTGCTGACGGTGTTTTCGCGCAAGGCCTATCTCAATGCGAATTGA
- a CDS encoding PAS domain-containing sensor histidine kinase, which produces MARGHAASASARPDSIKGLAQAVANPTYRRLVTAEPLMRRAVPVLIVAFLVTIGIGAIVQMLEQRRQHLSDSRAEIEILGELIGERIERERPSAGLTNAQQILEASINHIAARGRRALLTDPNGKIVATWPQNDPARGQNLLEVVGADQPLTTFGARAGAMEITLADRTDAFATIRSLSYPFGQIAVVQTRASVLSPWRADAALTVTLFATTGFILLILGFAFHWQATRAREVDIIFDTVRGRIDTALNSGRCGLWDWDLGRGRIFWSRSMFDMLGLEPRDDLLTFAEVAALVHPDDTQLADIALRWNGDEGEVIEKSFRMQHANGSWVWLRTRCEHVQQSGNVDGHIVGIAVDITDQKDLAATTATANERLRDAIEAISEAFVLWDSNNRLVLCNSKFQTLNNLPDESIRPGLPYRQVIASGVQPIVRTSLADESHHAQGGLTFEAQLDDGRWLQISERRTHDGGFVSVGTDITLLKRHEEKLLESERQLVGMVLDLKNSQHALERKTDELSKLAENYNVEKIRAEDANHAKSEFLANMSHELRTPLNAIIGFSEIMTSGIFGPMAERYHEYCRDISESGRYLLDVINDILDMSKIEAGRVDLAIEEFELNAVVAETLRIMSPRAQDKRLALSVDIQPNLMLSADRRSVKQIILNLLSNAVKFTPDGGKIAVHGSRRGNTMFISLQDSGIGIPEHALKKIARPFEQVQSHLTKNHQGSGLGLAIAKSLVELHNGSMQIRSKQGVGTLVSIKLPGVAATAAHHRPAIAS; this is translated from the coding sequence ATGGCGCGCGGCCACGCTGCGAGCGCATCTGCACGTCCTGATTCCATAAAAGGGCTTGCGCAGGCAGTCGCAAACCCGACGTATCGTCGGCTGGTCACAGCCGAGCCTTTGATGCGCCGGGCGGTACCCGTGCTTATCGTCGCCTTCCTGGTGACGATCGGCATAGGTGCGATCGTCCAGATGCTGGAACAACGACGACAACATCTTTCAGATTCGCGCGCGGAAATCGAGATCCTCGGCGAACTCATCGGCGAACGCATCGAGCGCGAGCGGCCTTCGGCCGGCTTGACCAATGCGCAGCAGATTCTGGAAGCCAGCATCAATCACATCGCGGCGCGCGGCCGCCGCGCTTTGCTGACCGATCCGAACGGCAAGATCGTCGCGACCTGGCCACAGAACGATCCGGCGCGCGGCCAGAATTTGCTCGAAGTCGTCGGCGCCGATCAGCCGCTGACGACATTCGGCGCTCGCGCCGGCGCGATGGAGATCACACTGGCGGATCGCACCGACGCTTTCGCGACGATCCGCAGCTTGTCCTATCCGTTCGGTCAGATCGCCGTCGTGCAGACGCGCGCCAGCGTACTCTCGCCATGGCGGGCAGACGCCGCGCTCACCGTCACGCTGTTCGCGACCACCGGCTTCATCCTGCTGATCCTTGGCTTCGCCTTCCACTGGCAGGCGACGCGCGCTCGCGAAGTCGACATCATTTTCGACACTGTGCGTGGACGTATCGATACGGCGCTCAACAGCGGCCGTTGCGGACTTTGGGACTGGGATTTGGGCCGCGGTCGCATCTTCTGGTCGCGCTCGATGTTCGACATGCTCGGCCTCGAGCCGCGCGACGACCTACTCACCTTCGCAGAAGTCGCCGCGCTGGTGCATCCGGACGATACCCAGCTCGCCGACATCGCGCTGCGCTGGAACGGCGACGAAGGCGAGGTCATCGAAAAGTCGTTCCGCATGCAGCACGCCAACGGCAGTTGGGTGTGGCTGCGCACGCGCTGCGAACACGTTCAGCAATCCGGCAACGTCGATGGCCACATCGTCGGCATCGCGGTCGACATCACGGACCAGAAGGATCTCGCCGCCACCACGGCCACCGCCAACGAGCGCCTGCGTGACGCCATCGAGGCGATCTCGGAAGCCTTCGTGCTCTGGGATTCGAACAATCGCCTCGTGCTTTGCAACTCGAAATTCCAGACGCTCAACAACCTCCCGGATGAATCGATCCGCCCCGGCCTGCCCTATCGCCAGGTCATCGCCTCCGGCGTTCAGCCAATCGTCCGCACCTCGCTCGCCGATGAATCGCACCACGCGCAGGGCGGCTTGACCTTCGAAGCGCAGCTCGACGACGGCCGCTGGCTCCAGATCAGCGAACGCCGCACGCACGACGGCGGCTTCGTCTCGGTCGGCACCGACATCACGCTGCTCAAGCGCCACGAAGAAAAGCTGCTCGAGAGCGAGCGGCAACTGGTCGGCATGGTTCTCGACCTGAAGAATTCGCAGCATGCCCTCGAGCGCAAGACCGACGAGCTCTCCAAGCTCGCCGAGAACTACAACGTCGAGAAAATCCGCGCCGAAGACGCCAACCACGCGAAATCCGAATTCCTTGCCAATATGAGCCACGAGCTGCGCACGCCGCTTAACGCCATCATCGGCTTCTCGGAGATCATGACGTCAGGCATCTTCGGTCCGATGGCCGAGCGCTATCACGAATACTGCCGCGACATTTCCGAGAGCGGCCGCTATCTGCTCGACGTCATCAACGACATTCTCGATATGTCGAAGATCGAAGCCGGCCGCGTCGATCTCGCCATCGAGGAATTCGAGCTCAATGCCGTCGTCGCCGAAACGCTGCGCATCATGTCGCCGCGCGCGCAAGACAAGCGCCTCGCGCTCAGTGTCGACATTCAGCCGAACCTCATGCTCTCGGCCGATCGCCGCAGCGTGAAGCAGATCATCCTCAACCTGCTCTCCAACGCCGTGAAGTTCACACCGGACGGCGGGAAGATCGCGGTCCACGGCTCACGCCGCGGCAACACGATGTTCATCTCGCTGCAGGACAGCGGCATCGGCATCCCGGAGCATGCGCTCAAAAAGATCGCGCGGCCGTTCGAGCAGGTGCAGAGCCATCTGACCAAAAATCACCAAGGCTCCGGCCTCGGCCTCGCCATCGCGAAATCGCTCGTCGAACTTCACAATGGATCGATGCAGATCCGCTCGAAGCAAGGCGTCGGCACGCTCGTCTCGATCAAGCTGCCGGGCGTCGCCGCTACCGCGGCACATCACCGCCCCGCAATCGCGAGTTAA
- a CDS encoding ABC transporter ATP-binding protein: MSILALDNVSVRLPPKADRPFALENVSLQLNENEILCVVGESGSGKSMTANAIMRLLPPGVAVSQGTISFADRDLVAMDEVSLRKVRGAEIAMIFQEPMTALNPLRTIGDQIGEMYRTHTNLGRSDIDAKVLTLLGEVGIPEPTSAIRAYPHELSGGQRQRAMIAMALALGPRVLIADEPTTALDVTTQARILKLIKDLQRDKGTAVLFITHDFGVVAEIADRVVVMQNGRVVEQGTVAQVLQNPQHPYTRQLLAAVPPLQAPPPRMLASKTILAASGLTKTYRKSGLFGRGKRETHALDNVSITLPRGATLGVVGESGSGKTTLARCIIRLIDPDAGSIDIEGIDFAHLSRSELRRASDRVQMVFQDPFGSLNPRRRAGELVAQGPIAHGTSRREAWERARELFALVGLDPEATERYPHEFSGGQRQRIGLARALALKPKLLIADEPVSALDVSVQAQVLKLLKKLQTDLDLSILFITHDLRVAAQVSDHIAVMKDGIVVETGRAADVFTNPKHDYTKALLASIPGRNLHQTASQAVPPQS; encoded by the coding sequence ATGAGTATTCTCGCGCTCGACAACGTTTCGGTTCGCCTCCCGCCGAAAGCGGACCGGCCCTTCGCGCTCGAAAACGTCTCGCTGCAGCTGAACGAGAATGAGATTCTCTGCGTCGTCGGCGAGAGTGGCTCCGGCAAGTCGATGACCGCGAACGCCATCATGCGTCTGCTGCCGCCTGGCGTCGCCGTCAGCCAGGGCACCATCAGCTTCGCGGATCGCGATCTCGTCGCGATGGACGAAGTGAGCTTGCGCAAAGTGCGTGGCGCCGAGATCGCGATGATCTTTCAAGAGCCGATGACCGCACTCAACCCACTGCGCACGATCGGCGATCAGATCGGCGAAATGTATCGCACGCACACTAACCTTGGTCGGAGCGACATCGACGCGAAAGTCCTCACACTACTCGGCGAAGTCGGAATCCCCGAACCCACGAGCGCGATCCGGGCCTATCCGCATGAACTCTCGGGCGGCCAACGCCAGCGTGCCATGATCGCGATGGCGCTCGCCCTCGGCCCGCGCGTGCTCATCGCTGACGAGCCGACCACCGCGCTCGACGTCACCACGCAGGCGCGCATTCTCAAACTCATCAAAGATCTGCAGCGCGATAAGGGCACGGCCGTGCTCTTCATCACACACGACTTCGGCGTCGTCGCCGAGATTGCCGATCGCGTCGTGGTGATGCAGAACGGCCGCGTCGTCGAGCAAGGCACGGTCGCGCAGGTTCTGCAGAACCCGCAGCATCCTTACACGCGACAGCTTCTCGCCGCCGTCCCGCCGCTGCAAGCCCCTCCGCCGCGCATGCTCGCAAGCAAAACGATCCTTGCCGCGTCGGGCCTCACCAAGACGTACCGCAAATCGGGATTGTTCGGCCGCGGCAAGCGCGAGACGCACGCGCTCGACAATGTCTCGATCACGCTGCCGCGCGGCGCGACCCTTGGCGTCGTCGGTGAGAGCGGCTCCGGCAAGACGACGCTCGCGCGCTGCATCATTCGCCTCATCGATCCCGACGCAGGCTCGATCGACATCGAAGGCATCGACTTCGCGCATCTGTCGCGCAGCGAACTGCGCCGCGCCAGCGACCGCGTGCAGATGGTGTTTCAAGATCCGTTCGGCTCACTGAACCCGCGTCGCCGCGCCGGCGAACTCGTCGCGCAGGGACCGATCGCGCACGGCACATCGCGGCGCGAAGCCTGGGAGCGTGCGCGCGAACTCTTCGCGCTCGTCGGCCTGGACCCAGAAGCGACCGAGCGATACCCGCACGAATTCTCCGGCGGCCAGCGACAGCGCATCGGCCTCGCCCGTGCGCTCGCGCTCAAACCGAAGCTTTTGATCGCGGACGAACCGGTCTCCGCCCTCGACGTCTCCGTCCAGGCGCAGGTGCTCAAGCTCCTGAAGAAATTGCAGACGGATCTCGATCTCTCGATCCTCTTCATCACGCATGACCTTCGCGTTGCCGCGCAGGTCTCCGATCACATCGCGGTGATGAAGGATGGCATCGTCGTCGAGACTGGCCGCGCCGCCGACGTCTTCACCAACCCCAAGCACGACTATACGAAGGCTCTGCTCGCCTCGATCCCGGGGCGAAATCTTCACCAAACCGCGAGCCAGGCTGTCCCGCCGCAGAGTTAA
- a CDS encoding polysaccharide deacetylase family protein, translated as MAAPAFNLRTDLDAMWLLPSLKPRIANQLAGLVNTAPAWMKNERPLVSFSFDDVAKSAAHSGARLLAEHGATGTFYVSGSLVGTHSDYWINADRDDIVELIRSGHEIGCHTHGHLSIANATPERIFAETRTNTRFLRTLEPDLKIDNFAYPFGRASPGLKKRLATRFHSSRSTRAEVNHGRIDLQLLSAFPLMDRKMTPRVIDRILDRAVQTNGWAIFYTNDVALQPSPYGCSPALLAYALTAAEARGIECAPIRDALLKIGAERTF; from the coding sequence ATGGCAGCCCCCGCTTTCAACCTCCGCACCGATCTCGATGCGATGTGGTTACTTCCGAGCCTCAAGCCGCGCATTGCCAATCAGCTTGCCGGTCTCGTCAACACGGCGCCCGCGTGGATGAAGAACGAAAGGCCGCTCGTCAGCTTCTCGTTCGATGACGTTGCAAAATCGGCGGCGCATTCCGGCGCGCGCCTGCTCGCAGAGCACGGTGCGACGGGAACATTCTACGTTTCGGGCAGCCTGGTCGGAACCCATAGCGATTACTGGATCAACGCCGACCGCGACGACATCGTCGAACTGATCCGCAGTGGCCACGAAATCGGCTGTCACACGCATGGGCATCTCTCGATTGCGAACGCCACTCCAGAACGCATCTTCGCCGAGACGCGGACCAACACGCGTTTTCTCCGCACGCTGGAGCCGGACCTTAAGATTGATAACTTTGCTTATCCGTTCGGCCGCGCGTCGCCCGGCCTGAAGAAGCGGCTCGCGACACGCTTCCATTCGAGTCGCAGCACCCGCGCCGAGGTCAATCACGGCCGTATCGATCTTCAGCTTCTCAGCGCGTTCCCCCTGATGGATCGAAAGATGACGCCGCGTGTCATCGATCGGATTCTCGACCGCGCCGTTCAAACCAACGGCTGGGCGATTTTCTACACCAACGATGTCGCGCTCCAGCCGAGCCCCTATGGCTGCTCGCCCGCTCTCCTCGCTTACGCGCTGACGGCGGCGGAAGCGCGCGGCATCGAATGCGCTCCCATTCGTGACGCTCTCCTCAAAATCGGCGCAGAACGCACTTTCTGA
- the pepN gene encoding aminopeptidase N, with translation MRPEEPIAIRLEDYRPPDWLVDTVHLDIDLHPTEARVIATLKMRPNPDADGARAIVLDGDELKLSRITLDGKTLDPRAYVATPERLTIPRPPSGPITLEIETLLNPSTNTQLMGLYQSNGIYCTQCEAEGFRRITYFPDRPDVMAVYTTRIEADKAAAPILLANGNMTESGDIDNGRHFAVWHDPFPKPSYLFAMVGGDLAFIEDTFRTMSGRDVALKIYVEHGKAHLCDYAMDSLKRSMRWDEEVFGREYDLDIFMIVAVADFNMGAMENKGLNIFNDKYVLASPETATDADYASIEAIVAHEYFHNWTGNRITCRDWFQLCLKEGLTVFRDQEFSADQRSAALERIGDVRNLRAIQFTEDSGPLAHPVRPSMYREINNFYTPTIYEKGAEIIRMLRVMIGREDFRRGMDLYFDRHDGDAATIEQFIACFAEASKRDLTHFSQWYSQAGTPHVAAEGQWNAEAKTYRLDLVQNTLPTPGQPSKEPQVIPLAVALFDEQGRAMKTDEHLIVLDRASQSVEFRNIKSRPVLSINREFSAPIVLRTNATEEDTQVLAAHDTDSFNRWQAIQTLAMKWLVAHVRGAEANTAAPLLDALKNVLADRKLAPAFVAQALAMPTEGDIAGEIAKNVDPDAIFRARKALRGTLSEELRASLQAAYDTYAASRGPFNPDAKSAGERALKNAALDLLAANGDAKAIALAARQFADADNMTDRMAALAALMPHDIPEREQAFKALYDRFENDPLVIDKWLTMQAMVPEAATFDRIKALTEHKAFSFKNPNRVRALIGAFAGNPSQFNRPDGAGYRYLTETAVAIDPQNPQLAARLMGAFKTWRRLEPGRAAAAEAALKAVAKAPNLSRDLADIVGRALAAP, from the coding sequence ATGCGTCCCGAAGAGCCGATTGCCATTCGCCTGGAAGATTACCGCCCGCCCGATTGGCTGGTCGATACCGTCCATCTCGACATCGATTTGCACCCGACCGAAGCGCGGGTTATCGCGACGCTCAAGATGCGGCCGAACCCGGATGCCGACGGCGCTCGCGCCATCGTCCTCGACGGCGACGAACTCAAGCTTTCGCGCATCACGCTCGACGGCAAAACACTCGACCCGCGCGCCTATGTTGCAACGCCGGAACGCCTCACGATTCCGAGACCACCATCCGGTCCGATCACGCTCGAGATCGAGACGCTCCTCAATCCGTCGACCAACACGCAGCTGATGGGGCTCTATCAGTCGAACGGCATCTACTGCACGCAGTGCGAGGCCGAAGGCTTCCGCCGCATCACCTACTTCCCGGACCGCCCGGACGTGATGGCGGTCTACACCACCCGTATCGAAGCCGACAAAGCGGCAGCGCCGATCCTCCTCGCCAACGGCAACATGACTGAGAGCGGCGACATTGATAACGGCCGCCACTTCGCGGTGTGGCATGACCCCTTCCCGAAGCCGTCGTACCTGTTCGCGATGGTCGGCGGCGATCTCGCCTTCATCGAAGACACGTTCCGTACGATGTCCGGCCGCGATGTCGCGCTCAAAATCTATGTCGAGCACGGCAAGGCACATCTCTGCGACTACGCGATGGATTCGCTTAAACGCTCGATGCGCTGGGACGAAGAGGTCTTCGGCCGCGAATACGATCTCGATATCTTCATGATCGTCGCCGTCGCTGATTTCAACATGGGCGCGATGGAGAACAAGGGCCTCAACATCTTCAACGACAAATACGTGTTGGCGAGCCCCGAAACCGCGACCGACGCCGACTACGCTTCGATCGAGGCGATTGTCGCGCACGAATACTTCCACAATTGGACCGGCAATCGCATCACTTGCCGCGATTGGTTCCAGCTCTGCCTCAAGGAAGGCCTCACGGTTTTCCGCGATCAGGAATTCTCCGCCGACCAGCGCTCCGCCGCGCTCGAGCGCATCGGCGATGTACGCAATCTCCGTGCCATTCAGTTCACCGAAGATTCGGGTCCGCTGGCGCATCCGGTGCGCCCGTCGATGTATCGCGAGATCAACAATTTCTACACGCCGACGATCTACGAGAAAGGCGCCGAGATCATCCGCATGCTGCGCGTGATGATCGGCCGCGAGGATTTCCGCCGCGGCATGGATCTCTATTTTGATCGTCACGACGGTGATGCCGCAACCATCGAGCAATTCATCGCCTGCTTCGCCGAAGCGTCAAAGCGCGACCTAACTCACTTCTCGCAGTGGTACAGCCAGGCCGGCACACCGCATGTCGCGGCCGAAGGCCAATGGAACGCCGAAGCAAAGACCTACCGCCTCGATCTCGTGCAGAATACGCTGCCGACGCCCGGCCAGCCCAGCAAGGAACCGCAGGTGATCCCGCTCGCCGTCGCGCTGTTCGACGAGCAAGGCCGCGCGATGAAAACAGACGAACATCTGATCGTGCTCGACCGCGCCTCGCAGAGCGTCGAGTTCCGCAACATCAAGAGCCGCCCGGTTCTTTCGATTAATCGCGAATTCTCCGCGCCCATCGTGTTGCGCACGAACGCGACCGAGGAGGACACGCAGGTTCTCGCCGCTCACGACACGGACTCGTTCAACCGCTGGCAGGCGATCCAAACGCTCGCCATGAAGTGGCTCGTCGCGCATGTGCGCGGCGCCGAGGCGAACACCGCCGCGCCGCTCCTCGATGCGTTGAAGAATGTGCTCGCCGACAGGAAGCTCGCGCCGGCCTTCGTCGCGCAGGCACTGGCGATGCCGACCGAAGGCGACATCGCGGGCGAGATCGCGAAGAATGTCGATCCGGACGCGATCTTCCGCGCCCGCAAAGCGCTCCGCGGCACACTCAGCGAAGAGCTGCGCGCTTCCCTGCAGGCCGCTTACGATACCTACGCTGCGTCGCGCGGTCCGTTTAACCCTGACGCCAAGAGCGCCGGCGAGCGCGCGCTGAAAAACGCCGCGCTCGATCTGCTCGCCGCGAACGGCGACGCCAAGGCGATCGCACTCGCCGCGCGTCAATTTGCCGACGCCGACAACATGACAGACCGCATGGCCGCGCTAGCCGCCCTGATGCCGCACGACATCCCGGAGCGCGAGCAGGCCTTCAAGGCGCTCTACGATCGCTTTGAGAACGATCCATTGGTGATCGACAAGTGGCTCACGATGCAGGCGATGGTCCCGGAAGCGGCGACCTTCGACCGCATCAAGGCGCTGACCGAGCACAAGGCGTTCTCCTTCAAGAACCCCAATCGCGTCCGCGCGCTGATCGGCGCTTTCGCCGGCAACCCGAGCCAGTTCAACCGCCCGGACGGTGCCGGCTATCGCTACCTGACCGAGACCGCAGTCGCCATCGATCCGCAGAACCCACAGCTCGCCGCCCGCCTCATGGGCGCCTTCAAGACGTGGCGGCGCCTCGAACCGGGCCGCGCAGCGGCCGCCGAAGCGGCGCTCAAGGCCGTCGCAAAGGCCCCGAATCTCTCGCGCGATTTGGCCGATATTGTCGGCCGCGCGCTCGCCGCGCCGTAA